The DNA region CGCCCGCGGGCTGTACCTGGACCACCGCGCCGACGGCCGCTATCTCGACGCGTGCGGCGAGCATTTCGAGCACGTACGGGACCTGGGCGCGCACGTACAGGTGTGGCTGGACGAGCGGATGGCGGCCGAGGCCAGGCGGTTCACCGCGCCCGCGCTCGGAACCGTGTCCGTCGACGCGGTCCGGCCCGGAAGCCGGGAAAGGCTGGAGAACGCGCTGCACGCGGGCGGCCACCGTGTCATGACCTTCGACGTCACCACCGAGGACGTGGCCGAGACGGCCCTGCGCGTCGCCCGGGTCCTCGTCTCCGGACTCCTGCCCAACGCCCCCGCCGCCTTCGGCTACTTCGGCTGCCCGCGCCTCGCCGAGGCCGCCGTGGCCCGAGGATGGCGCACCACCCCGCCGAGCGCGCCGGGGGACTTCACCCTGGCTCCTCCGCCGCACATGTGAGGGCCGCCGTGGAAGACCTCCGCGAGGACCGCCCGGTGGACCTCGTCGCCGCCCTCGCCCGCGCCCGCTCCTCGGAGCGCCCCGGCGCCGACACGCCCGCTGGAACAGCCGTCCGGACCTGGCCGGGGCCGCCGCTCCCGATCCCGGAAGCAGGCCCTGCGGACCTCGACCTGCGGACCCTGCTGCTGCTCTCCCTGGCGGCCTCGGACGACTCGGGGCGCCTGCGGCCCGCGTCCTCCGCCGGTGCCCTGCACCCGGTGGACGCCGAACTGGTCGTGGGCGCCGGCTGCTCCCTGCCGCCCGGCCGCTACGGCTACGACCCGCTGCGCCACCGCGTCCACCCGATCGGCCGGCCGGCCGACGGCACACCGCCAGGAGTGACCGCCGAACTCTCCGTCACCGCGCGGCGCACGGTCTCGCACTACGGCCACCGCGCCTGGCCGCTGCTGCTGCTGGACACCGGGCACGCCGCCGCGGCCTTGTTCCTCGCGGCCCGCGCCCTGCGCGTGGACGAGCCCGCGACACGGCTGGACGGACTCACCGGGAACCCCCTGGCCGCCGTGCACATCCCGCCGCCCGACGGACGCAGCCCGACGCGTCGGGCCGGTGGCACCCGTGTCCCCGAGGCGGCCGGAGGCCCGCCCACGCCCGCGGAGCTGCTGGCGCGCCGCAGTACCGCGCCGCCGTTGCCGGGTGCCCCGTCCGACGACGCGTTGCGAGCGGTCCTTTCCGTCGCGGTACGGGCGGGCGGCAGCGAGCTGCGCTGGTGCGCCGCGGTCGGCCCTCCCCGGCCCGGCCTGGTCGAACTGACCCCCGAGGGCACGGCCCTGCGGCGGTACGCGGCGGGGGAGGCCCGTCCGGCGCTCGCGGCCTGGGCCGCCGGCCAGGCGTGGGTCGCGGACGCGGGTGCCGTCCTGCTCGCCCACGGCTGCCCTGGGGACGCCGACGCCGCGCACATCCGCCTGGCCCATCTGCGGGCCGGCTTCGCCGTCCACCTCGCCCACGTCACCGCCCGGCGCCACGGATTGGCCGCCCGGCCCGTCGGTTCCTGGCAGCAGGCGGACCTCGGCGCCGCTCTCGGAGCCGCGCCGGACCGGGACTGGGTCGTCCACGCACTGGCCCTCGGCACCTGCCACGCCGACGAGGAGAACACCACGTGATCATCCATTCCGAGCTGCGCCGCGCCGCCCGGCCCGCACGGCGCCCCCTGCTCACCGCCACCCTCCTGCAGGGCGCCGTCACCCTCACCCACCTGGCGCAGGCCGTACTGCTGGCCAACGCGCTCGCGGCTCTCGCCCGCGGTGACACCGGCGCGCTCCCGTGGCTGCTCGCCGCGGTGGTCGCGGTCGTCGCCGCCCGTGCCGGACTCGGCACCTGGCAGCGCCGCACTGCCACTCGCGCCGGGGCCGAGGTGCGGGTCGCCCTGCGGGATGAACTCCTCGCCCGGCTGGGCCGACTCGGGTCGGCGCACCTGACCACCGCGAGGGCCGGAGCCGTCCGCACCACCCTCGTCGACGGGGTGGAGGGCGTCGACGCCTACGTCTCCCGCTATCTGCCCCAGCTCCTGATCACCCTCACCGTGCCGCCCCTGGTGCTGGCCGCCCTGGCCGCGGTCGAACCCCGGGCCCTCCTCGGTCTGGTCCCGGCCCTGCTGCTGGCATTGGCCGGGCCGCGCGCCTGGGACCGGCTCCTGGCAGCCCGCGGCAAGGAACACTGGGATACCTACGAAGGACTGGGCGCCGACTACCTGGAGGCCCTCCAGGGCATGCCCGCCCTGCGCGCCGCGGGCGCGGTCGGCCGCACCCGCGCACGCCTGGAGGAACGGTCCGCGGCGCTGCACCGGGCGACCGTCGCCAAACTGCGGGTGTCCCTGGTCGACACCGGTCTCACCGACCTCGCCATCCAGGGCGGCACCGCCGCCGCCGCACTCCTGGCATGCTGGTCGGCCGCCACCGGATCCACCACGGCGACCGGCACCTACCTGGTGCTGCTGCTGGCCTCCGAGTGCTTCCGCCCGGTCCGCGACCTCGCCCGCGAGTGGCACGCCGGATACCTGGGCGCCTCGGCCGCGGACGGCCTCGCGGCCCTGCGGACCGCCGAGCCGACCGTGCCCGACACCGGATCGGCACCCGCGCACTGGCCGGCGCCGCCCGAACTGCGCTTCGACAACGTCCACTTCACCTACGACGGCGCACCGGCGCCCGCTCTGGACGGCGTCTCCTTCACCGCGCCGGCGGGACGGACGACCGCGATCGTCGGCCCCTCCGGCGCGGGCAAATCCACACTGGTGGCCCTGCTCCTGCGCCACTACGACCCGCAGGAAGGCCGGGTCACGCTCGACGGGCGCCCCAGCACCGAGTACGCGCTCGACTCGCTGCGGCAGGGCATCGCCGTCGTCTCGCAGGAGACATACCTGTTCCACGCCACCATCGCCGACAACCTGCGCCTGGCCCGGCCGGACGCCACGGACCACGATCTGATCCGGGTGGCGCGCGTCGCCGGCGTCCACGACGAGATCACCGCCCTCCCCGACGGGTACGCCACCGTCCTCGGCGAACGCGGCGCCACCCTCTCGGGCGGCCAGCGCCAGCGGCTCGCCCTCGCACGGGCCCTGCTGGCGGAGACCCCGGTCCTCGTCCTCGACGAGGCCACCAGCGCGGTCGACGAACGCCGTGAGGCGGACATCGTCCGCGAACTGCTGAACGCCGCCGGAGGGCGCACCGTGCTGGTGGTCGCCCACCGGCTGGCCGCCGTCCGGCACGCCGACCGCATCGTCGTCCTCGACGAAGGGCGGGTGGACGCCGTCGGTGAACACGCCGACCTGGCCGAGGCCGGCGGCGTCTACACGCGGCTCGTCGAAGCCGGCCGCACCCACCGAGGAGAACTCGCCGCATGAGTACCGCCACCAGCACCGCACCCACCGACGCGGCCGTACCCGCCAGAGGCGCACTGCGCGCCCTCCTGCCCGCCCTCGCCGCCCACCGCGGCATGACGGCCCGCACCTGCGCCGCCGCGCTCCTCGAACAGGGCTCTCTCGTCGTGCTGCTGACCCTGGCCGCGCACACCGTGGGCAGCGCCGTCATCGACGGGCGCGCGCCCTCGTCCGGCACCGTCACCGCGCTCGCCGCCCTCGTCCTCGTACGCGCCCTGATGACCTGGCGCGAGATGGACCTCTCGCACGACCTGGCCTACCGGGTCCTCGCCGTACTGCGCGTACGCGTCTTCGACGGGCTCGCCCGCAGCGCCCCCGCCCGGGTCGCCGGCCGGCGCAGCGGCGACCTCGCCGCCACCGCCATGGCCGACGTGGAGGCGCTGGAGTTCTTCTACGCCCACACCACCGCCCAGCTCCTGGCGTCGGGCACCGTCCTCACCGGTGGTTCGGTGGTCCTCGCCACCATCGAGCCGTGGCTGCTGACGGCCGTGCTGCCGGTCGCGGCCCTGCTTGCCGCGGCTCCGTTCGCCGACGCACGCGCCCGTGCGGCGCGCGGCGGCCGCACCCGGGCGGCCATGACGGGGCTGTCGGCCGACACGGTGGAGGCTGTCGACGGGTTGCGCGAACTGCTCGCCTTCGGCGCTCTCGCGGATCGTCGCCGCACGCTCGCCGATCGGGGACGGCAGGTCGGTGCCGCCCAGCGCGCCGAGGCCACTTGGGAGGCAGTGGCCGCCGCGGTCCGCGACCTCCTCATCGTGACCGCGGTCCTCGGCGTGGTCGCCGCGGCGGCGCAGTCCGTGACGTCGGGGCGGCCGCACGGCGCGTGGGCACCGGCGGCGATGGCTCTGGCCCTGTCCGTCCTCGGCCCGGTCGCGGAGTCGGCCCGCGCGCTGAGCCAGGCCGTGGCACTGCGCGCCGCCGCCGCCCGCGTCGGCGCGGCCGTCACGGCTCCCGCACTCGCCCCGCCGCCCGCCGTGCCCCGCGACTTGCCCTCCGGACCTCTGGGTGTCCGGCTGCACCGGGTGCGCTTCGACTACGGCGGCGATCCCGTGCTGGACGGCGTCGATCTGACCGTTCGTCCGGGACAGACCCTCGCGCTGGTCGGTGCCTCCGGCGCCGGCAAGTCGACCTGTGCTCACCTGCTGGCCCGGTTCTGGGACCCCTCGGCGGGAGTGGTCCAGCTGGTGCCCGCCCAGGGCGAACCCGTGGACGTTCGGGAGGTGAGCGACCCGCAACTGCGGCGTGCGGTCGTACTCGTGGGACAGGAGACGCCCCTCTTCCACGGCACGCTGGCCGAGAACCTGCGGCTCGCCGCACCCGAGGCGGACGACGGCCTGCTTGTGACGACGGCGCGGCTGTGCGGCGTCGACCGGATTGCGCCGCTGGACACTCTCGTGGGTGAGCGCGGTGCGACGCTCTCGGGAGGCCAGCGGGCCCGTGTGGCCCTCGCGCGCGCACTACTGGTCCGCCCGAGAGTCCTCATCCTCGACGAGTCCACGGCTCACCTGGACAACACCGGCGACGCCCAACTCGCCGCCGCGCTCCGCGAGGAGGGCCGTACCACGATCGTCATCGCACACCGCCCGGCCACCATCCGCCGTGCCGACCGCATCGCGGTCCTGGAGCAGGGCCGTATCGCGGAGGAGGGAAGCTGGGAGGAACTCACGAGCCGTCCCGGCAGTGCCCTCAACCACATCCTCACCACCACCCCTTCCTGACACGGGACTTCGCCCAGGGACCCGGACTGGTGGCGACTGCTGCACACTCTCCTGACCCACCCACCAGCCGACCGCGACGCACCCACGCACCAGGTGGCGGCCCGCACAAGGCGCCGCCAAGCCGTCACCCATCGCCGCCCGCTGTCGAGAACGCAGCACAGGGCACGAGTCGCTGCCGGAGCAGTGAGCGCGCCGGACGTCACCGGTCCGGTCCGGCCGCTTCACGCCGGCCGCCAGATCCGGGACAGGGCCGCCTGGGTGAGCACCTGCTCCGGCGAGCCCTGCCCGACCAGCCAGGATGCCGATCGGCGACTCGCGGTCCCGGGCTCCTGCCTGGAGGACCGCTCGCACGCCGGTGCCCAGCAAGGAGCCGGTGACAGAGCGTCCGCCTGCCTTCGCCGGCTCTGCTCGCGAAGTCGCCGAGGCGGGCGAAGTCCCCGGACACCCCTGTCGGTGACCGTATGCCGTGCTGAAGAACGGCCGCATCGCGGAGGAGGGCGCCGGGGCCGACGTGGGGCGGCCTGTCCCGACGATGCGCTCCACCGGGTGCCGGCCCTCACGTCCTGCTGGCGCGAACCCGGGGTCGGCGGTCACGCGTGCGGCCCGCGCCTCGGCGGTCGCGTACCACGCGTCTGTGCGTGGACACGAAGGGTGATGCTTCACGAGTGTCTCGACAGGGGCCGAGCCGGGCCAGACCTCGCGCTGTCGGATGCGCCGGGGAGGGGTACACCGATTTCCGGCGCTGCGGCACAGCGCCGGGGACGTCCTGTTGGGCAGTGGGTCAGTCCCTGAGTGCGACGAGGACGTGGCTGTCGCCGAACTGCCAGACCGGGGTGATGCGGCGGAAGCCCGCCCGCCCCAGGAGTTCGACGTGGCGGGCGAGCGTCAGGTCGTTGTCGTTCCGGTAGTGGGCGAGCGCCGCCTGCCGCTCCTCGCGTAGGTCGAACAGCTCGGCCAGTTCCGGATCCCCGGCGGCCGCGCTCCACCAGGCCTCCCAGTTCTCGTGGTCGTGCGCGCGTGACCGCTCGGCTTGTCGGCGTCCCACGTGGGCGGTGAGCTCCGCGCAACGCCGGTCGGCGGGGGCGAAGTGGTCACCGTTGACGAGGGCGCCCCCCGGCCGCAGCAGGCGCTCCAACTGCCGGTAGGTCCGCAGCAGGGTCTGTTCCGAGAGGTAGTGGAGGGCCGTTGTCGAGACGACCGCGTCCAGCGGGCGGTCCAGGCCGAGAGTGCCGGTCCACCCGCTGTTCCCGATCACGGCGTCCACATAGCGGGCGGCATCCGCGTGATGAGCGCGGCCGAGCTCCAGGAGCACCGGGTCCATGTCCACGGCGACGATCTCCGCGTCCGGAATCCTCCCGGTGAGCCGGGAGGCCAGCGATCCCGGGCCGCAGCCGAGGTCGAGGACCAACGGCCGGTCCTGATGGGCGACGACGTGTTCGACGACGTCGCCGATCACCTCGAACCGTTCCTCGCGGGCGGTGGCGTAGTGCTGCTGCTGTAGCTCCCAGCGCTCCACCCACAGCCTGGCCGTCCCCATGCTTACGCCCATGCCTCGCGTCGCCTCTTCCGTCTCTCCAAAACCGGGTAGGCGCAGAACCTACTCCTTATTGGAAACGGTTTCCAAATCGTGGTGCTTGTGGAGGGCCACCGGCACGACAGAGAAGCGGACGGTCCTTGACGCGGCGCTGTGGACACGCATCACTGGAGTTCGGCTAGAACGGACAGCAACCGGTCGATCTCCTCCGGAGTGTTGTACACGTGCAGGCTCACACGTACAGAGTCGGTCTTCTCGCCCGCGCCGCCCTGGCAGTGGCTGTCGGACCGGACCATGAAACCGTGGCTGAAGAGGATGAACCCGAGGTCGCCCGAGTCGATGGACCGGTGGCGGAAGGTGACGATGCCCTGGCGGCGCTGGACGGTGGAGTCGGCGGCCAGACTCAGGGGACAGCCGAGAACCTCGTAGGCGTCCAGGTGACGCAGCCCTTCGGTGAGCCGGGTCGCCAGGGCGACCGTCCAGCGTTCGATGCGGTCGACGCCGGTGGCATCCAGCCAGTCCAGGGCGGCCGCCAGGGAGGCGATGCCGGCGGTGTTCGGGGTGCCGCTCCAGCCGCCGGGAGCGAAGGCAGGCCCGCGCGCCTGGCGGGCCCAGACCGCGCCGGTGCCGGGCAGGGCCAGGGCCTTGTGCCCGGAGAAGACGACGAAGTCGACGTCCAGGTCGGTCACGGACACCGTCTGGTGGCCGACGCTCTGCGCGGCGTCGAGGCAGATGACCGCGTCCGGGCCGACCGCCCGGCGGAGGCGGTGCACGTTCATGTCGCCGCCGTAGACGTGGTGGACATGAGTGGCGGCGACGAACCGGGTCCGGGGACCGGCCAGTTCGGCGAGCGCCATGTGGTCGTAGTCCCCGGACCCCCGCTGGTAGGGCATGGGCCGGACGTGAATGTGCAGACCCTGGCGGGCGAGCGACCGCTGGACTTCCAGCCAGGGGAGGATGTTGGCCTGGTGGTCGGCGACCGGTACGACGATCTCGTCGCCGTCGGACAGGAAGGCGGCCAGCCAGTCGCACGCGATGGTGCGCAGGCCCTCGGTCGTGCCGCTGGTGAAGTGGACGGCGGAACGCTCCGGGCGCGGGTCGTCCAGGAACTCCTTGATCCGGTCGCGGGTGTGCTCGACCAGGTCGGTGGTCCGGTTGGCCCAGGTGTACGTGCCGCGCCCGGCGTTGGCGTTGGTGGTGGTGAGGTACGTCCGCACCGCGTCCAGGACGGCCAGCGGCTTCTGTGCCGTTGCCGCGCTGTCCAGGTAGACCGGCTCCGGGGAGGCAGGCTCCGGCCGTCCGGCGAAGATCGGGAACTGCGCGCGTACCCCGCGCTGCCAGGAGCGCAGGTCCTCCAGGTCGGTGGGGCCGTGATCGCGGGTCGTGGGGGAGGTCATCGCGGTCAGTCCCGTACCAGGGGCGCGCCGGCGTCGCGCCACGCGATGATGCCGCCGGCCAGGCTGCGGACGTCAGGGTGCCCCATCCGGGTCAGCAGCGCCGCGTACCGGGCGGACTGCTCGCCCACCGGACACGCCAGCAGCACCGGCTGCCGCCTGCTGAACGGCAGGCCGCCCTGGACGAGTTCCGCGAACAGCTCGTCGACGATGTTGACCGAGCCGTCGATGTGCAGCGCGGCGTACGCGTAGGGGCTGCGCAGGTCGACGAGGAGCGGACGGTCGGTGGCGATCCACGCCTGGGCGTCGCCGACACCGATGGCCGGGGCCGTGCGTATCTCCGCGTCGGACAGGTCGGCCGGCGAGTTCTTCCGGGGCGGCCGGCCCAGCAGGTCGGGCCGCCGCTTCCGCACATAGCTGAGGTAGCTCTCCACGCGGTCGCAGACGATGAACACCGCGACCTGGCGCTCGGCCGACTCCGCGTCCAGCTGCCGCAGATGACGCACGGCGCCGAAGTAGGCGGCCCCACCGGTCGGTCCGGCCAGGATGCCGCACCGGCGGTTCAGGGCGAGCATCCCCTCGATCGCGTCGTCGGCGCTCACCGACTCCATCGTGTCGTACGTGTCGGGGTCGAACAGGCCGACTTCCTGGACCTCGTCGATGGTGCGGATGCCGGGGATGAAGTCGGACTTGGCCGCGACCAGGCCGAGGACCCGCACGTCCGGATCGGTCTCCCGCAGGAAGCGGGCCACACCGGTGGAGGAGCCCGCGGTGCCCACGCAGGCGACGAACCAGTCCGGAGCCCGGCCGTCCAGGTCCTTGACGATCTCCGGTCCGGTGCCGGTGAGATGGGCCTCCGTGTTGCGCGGGTTGAAGTACTGGTCGGTGTGCAGGTAGGCGCTGCCGGAGGCGGACAGGTTCCGGTGGAAGAGGGTCAGTGGGTCGTCGGTCGCGGTCGGGTCCAGACACTCGCTCTGGCCCGGCAGTTCCTCGATCTGGGCGCCGAGCAGCAGCAGGAGGTCCTTGATCTCCGGAACCCGCATCCGGTTGGTGACGCTCTTGAAGCCGAGCCCGTGCATGCCCGCGATGACCGCCAGCGCCTTCGCCGTGTTGCCGCTGGACAACTCGACGACCTGGCTGCCGTGTTCGACCGCCTCAGTCAGGTGCGGACGCGCCATGTTCCAGGCGGCCCGGTCCTTGACCGAGCCGAAGGGGTTGAGCAGTTCGAGCTTGGCGTACAGGTCGATGTTCCGCAGTCCGTGCACGTCCGGGTCGATGCGCACCAGCGGGGTGTTGCCTATGGCCTCGGTGATGCTGTCGTACCTCAATGGGGTTCTCCCGGGGGCGTGATCGGCCAGTACTGGTCGTCCAGGCACCAGCGCCAGGTGTCGCCGTCCTGCCAGACGGCGGCCTTGTGGGCGACGGGCTGGAGCTGGGCGCGGGTGGCGTGGAAGTCCATGGCGTAGCCGGCGGTGTTCGCGAAGGCCATCAGGTCGCCCGGCGCGGGACGGCGTGGCAGGAAGACCGTACGCCGGGTGATCATGTCCGTCTCCAGGCACAGGCTGCCGAACAGGTGGACGCCGACGGGCTCCCCGCCGGTCTTCGTACGCGGCCCGGTGCCGTTCCCGGGGATCACGACGGGGTCCATGAGCACGCCGTGCTCCTCCAGGGCGACGTCGTCCGCCTTCAGCGCCAGCCGTACGAGCAGCTCGGCACCGGTGTCCGGGGAGCGCACCTCCAGCACCTTGGCCACCGTGATGCCGCACTGGTCGAGCAGAGCTCGGCCGGGCTCCGTGTACAGGTCGTGGAGGTGCTCCAGTAGCAGTGCTGCCAGGGGGCGGCCGCCCAGGGAGGCGGCGGGCTGCGACAGCAGCTCGTCGAGGTACCGCGCCCCGGCGACCGGCCGGTGGGCCGGGTAGAGCCCGAGGCTGCCGCGCACCGTACCGGACTCGGCGCGCAGTCCGTAGCCGTGCCCGCCCCGGGCCAGGGATGGGCGTCTGCCCAGCACCGCGGCGGTGAGTTCGGTGGTGTACCGCTCCCACTGCTCCCCGTGGGCAAGGTAGTTGACGCCGAATCCGCCGCCGATGTCCACGGCCCGGGGGCGCAGGCCCCGGCTTCGGCACACCTCCAGGGCTTCCAGACAGCCTTCCAGGGCCGTCGCCTTCTCCGCGACGCTGGTCGTGTCCAGGTGATAGGCGACGCCGGCCAGGTCGACCGCGCCGGCATGCCGTTCGACCGCCTTCAGCAGGAGGTTCAACTCCCCTACGGGCGTGCCGAAGCGGCTCGGCCGGCTCAGCACTTTGACGCCGGAGGTCTCGAATCCCGACAGGCGCAGCAGGACACGTACGGGGGAGAGCTTGTGTGCGCGCACCAGCGCGGCGAGCTGGTCGAGTTCGGACGCGCTGTCGACGCTCACGGTGACGCCCGTGCGAGCGGCGAGCCACAGGAATTCGGGGTTCTTGGGGCCGGTGGCCGTGATCCGGTCGGGTGTGAAGCCGGCGCCGAGTGCGTGTTGCAGCTCACCGAGGGACGCGACGTCCACCCCGGCGTCCGTGGCGGCGAGCCGGCGCAGCAGGGCGCTGGAGCGGTTGGCCTTGTGGGCGTAGAAGATCTGGCCCGAGAGGTGGTGCTCGCGGTACACGGACCGGAACCGTTCCAGGTTCTCGGCTATCTGATCCGGCACCACGAGGTTGAGCGGCGAGCCGAGCGCGTCGGTGAGCATGTGCAGCAACTCGGCCGACTCCAGCAGCGAACGGAGCCGCGGCCCGAGCCGGGGTTCCAGATACAAGGGCTCTCCGCCCACACGCGATACCCCTCCCACTGAGGCCGCCGCGCCCTGATCCGGGGCACGTCCGACACTTCCCGCGGTTTTGCCGTTTACCACCTTTCCATTCCTCGGTCTGTTTACGCCCTGTGGTGCGTGGGCCTTACTTTCGCTCTGCGAGCGACGAGGGTCGGGAGAAGACTCGGTGGCTCCAAGAGGCGCACGGACGTCGGCAGTTACCCAGAGTCAGGGGCAGGTCGCTGCTCGGGCAGGGGGCGTCGAACCGGACGGTTCAGAGGCTGAGGCACATCAGGATGTCGTCACGGTCGTCGCCGGGGGCCACGCGCAGCGCGCCTGGCCATCGGCCCACCTCGGTCCAGCCCAGGCTCCGGTAGAAGTGCTCGAGCCCGAGTCCTTCTCGCGCACTGAGTTGCAGCTGCTCCAGTTTCATGTCCTCTGCGGCGATCTCTCGGACGCGGGCCATGAGGGCGGTGCCGATTCCTCGTCGGCGGAAGTGCGGGTGGGTCTGGACGTGGTTGACCACCCCGCAGTGTGCGATCAGGGGATGAGGGTCCCGGCGGATGACCAGCCAGCCGGCGAGTGTCCCGTCGACGGTCGCGACGAGCAGTCGGCTGCGCTCCGGATCGAGGCCGTCGGTGAGGCGTTCCGCCGCCGGGCCGACGTCCCGCACGCTGACGGGAGGCAGCGGAATCCCGGGCGCGATCACCGCCCCGCCCGCGTTGATGACGGCCGCCCAGCAGTCGGCCAGTTGTCTCCTCAGGTCCGGTGTGACCTCGTGCGGCCGGGTGATGTGCAGGAATTCGGGACAGTCGGGCACCGTCATGGGGATCAGGGGTCCGTATCCTTCCAGGTCGTTCATCCGCACCGCGCGACGCGGGTGTCCGGCACCGCGGTGCGGTGCGGGGGAGTGGGCCGCTG from Streptomyces sp. ALI-76-A includes:
- a CDS encoding aminotransferase class V-fold PLP-dependent enzyme; translated protein: MTSPTTRDHGPTDLEDLRSWQRGVRAQFPIFAGRPEPASPEPVYLDSAATAQKPLAVLDAVRTYLTTTNANAGRGTYTWANRTTDLVEHTRDRIKEFLDDPRPERSAVHFTSGTTEGLRTIACDWLAAFLSDGDEIVVPVADHQANILPWLEVQRSLARQGLHIHVRPMPYQRGSGDYDHMALAELAGPRTRFVAATHVHHVYGGDMNVHRLRRAVGPDAVICLDAAQSVGHQTVSVTDLDVDFVVFSGHKALALPGTGAVWARQARGPAFAPGGWSGTPNTAGIASLAAALDWLDATGVDRIERWTVALATRLTEGLRHLDAYEVLGCPLSLAADSTVQRRQGIVTFRHRSIDSGDLGFILFSHGFMVRSDSHCQGGAGEKTDSVRVSLHVYNTPEEIDRLLSVLAELQ
- a CDS encoding ABC transporter ATP-binding protein, translating into MSTATSTAPTDAAVPARGALRALLPALAAHRGMTARTCAAALLEQGSLVVLLTLAAHTVGSAVIDGRAPSSGTVTALAALVLVRALMTWREMDLSHDLAYRVLAVLRVRVFDGLARSAPARVAGRRSGDLAATAMADVEALEFFYAHTTAQLLASGTVLTGGSVVLATIEPWLLTAVLPVAALLAAAPFADARARAARGGRTRAAMTGLSADTVEAVDGLRELLAFGALADRRRTLADRGRQVGAAQRAEATWEAVAAAVRDLLIVTAVLGVVAAAAQSVTSGRPHGAWAPAAMALALSVLGPVAESARALSQAVALRAAAARVGAAVTAPALAPPPAVPRDLPSGPLGVRLHRVRFDYGGDPVLDGVDLTVRPGQTLALVGASGAGKSTCAHLLARFWDPSAGVVQLVPAQGEPVDVREVSDPQLRRAVVLVGQETPLFHGTLAENLRLAAPEADDGLLVTTARLCGVDRIAPLDTLVGERGATLSGGQRARVALARALLVRPRVLILDESTAHLDNTGDAQLAAALREEGRTTIVIAHRPATIRRADRIAVLEQGRIAEEGSWEELTSRPGSALNHILTTTPS
- a CDS encoding alanine racemase; the encoded protein is MGGEPLYLEPRLGPRLRSLLESAELLHMLTDALGSPLNLVVPDQIAENLERFRSVYREHHLSGQIFYAHKANRSSALLRRLAATDAGVDVASLGELQHALGAGFTPDRITATGPKNPEFLWLAARTGVTVSVDSASELDQLAALVRAHKLSPVRVLLRLSGFETSGVKVLSRPSRFGTPVGELNLLLKAVERHAGAVDLAGVAYHLDTTSVAEKATALEGCLEALEVCRSRGLRPRAVDIGGGFGVNYLAHGEQWERYTTELTAAVLGRRPSLARGGHGYGLRAESGTVRGSLGLYPAHRPVAGARYLDELLSQPAASLGGRPLAALLLEHLHDLYTEPGRALLDQCGITVAKVLEVRSPDTGAELLVRLALKADDVALEEHGVLMDPVVIPGNGTGPRTKTGGEPVGVHLFGSLCLETDMITRRTVFLPRRPAPGDLMAFANTAGYAMDFHATRAQLQPVAHKAAVWQDGDTWRWCLDDQYWPITPPGEPH
- a CDS encoding ABC transporter ATP-binding protein, which codes for MIIHSELRRAARPARRPLLTATLLQGAVTLTHLAQAVLLANALAALARGDTGALPWLLAAVVAVVAARAGLGTWQRRTATRAGAEVRVALRDELLARLGRLGSAHLTTARAGAVRTTLVDGVEGVDAYVSRYLPQLLITLTVPPLVLAALAAVEPRALLGLVPALLLALAGPRAWDRLLAARGKEHWDTYEGLGADYLEALQGMPALRAAGAVGRTRARLEERSAALHRATVAKLRVSLVDTGLTDLAIQGGTAAAALLACWSAATGSTTATGTYLVLLLASECFRPVRDLAREWHAGYLGASAADGLAALRTAEPTVPDTGSAPAHWPAPPELRFDNVHFTYDGAPAPALDGVSFTAPAGRTTAIVGPSGAGKSTLVALLLRHYDPQEGRVTLDGRPSTEYALDSLRQGIAVVSQETYLFHATIADNLRLARPDATDHDLIRVARVAGVHDEITALPDGYATVLGERGATLSGGQRQRLALARALLAETPVLVLDEATSAVDERREADIVRELLNAAGGRTVLVVAHRLAAVRHADRIVVLDEGRVDAVGEHADLAEAGGVYTRLVEAGRTHRGELAA
- a CDS encoding GNAT family N-acetyltransferase, which translates into the protein MTVPDCPEFLHITRPHEVTPDLRRQLADCWAAVINAGGAVIAPGIPLPPVSVRDVGPAAERLTDGLDPERSRLLVATVDGTLAGWLVIRRDPHPLIAHCGVVNHVQTHPHFRRRGIGTALMARVREIAAEDMKLEQLQLSAREGLGLEHFYRSLGWTEVGRWPGALRVAPGDDRDDILMCLSL
- a CDS encoding class I SAM-dependent methyltransferase, with product MGVSMGTARLWVERWELQQQHYATAREERFEVIGDVVEHVVAHQDRPLVLDLGCGPGSLASRLTGRIPDAEIVAVDMDPVLLELGRAHHADAARYVDAVIGNSGWTGTLGLDRPLDAVVSTTALHYLSEQTLLRTYRQLERLLRPGGALVNGDHFAPADRRCAELTAHVGRRQAERSRAHDHENWEAWWSAAAGDPELAELFDLREERQAALAHYRNDNDLTLARHVELLGRAGFRRITPVWQFGDSHVLVALRD
- a CDS encoding pyridoxal-phosphate dependent enzyme; this encodes MRYDSITEAIGNTPLVRIDPDVHGLRNIDLYAKLELLNPFGSVKDRAAWNMARPHLTEAVEHGSQVVELSSGNTAKALAVIAGMHGLGFKSVTNRMRVPEIKDLLLLLGAQIEELPGQSECLDPTATDDPLTLFHRNLSASGSAYLHTDQYFNPRNTEAHLTGTGPEIVKDLDGRAPDWFVACVGTAGSSTGVARFLRETDPDVRVLGLVAAKSDFIPGIRTIDEVQEVGLFDPDTYDTMESVSADDAIEGMLALNRRCGILAGPTGGAAYFGAVRHLRQLDAESAERQVAVFIVCDRVESYLSYVRKRRPDLLGRPPRKNSPADLSDAEIRTAPAIGVGDAQAWIATDRPLLVDLRSPYAYAALHIDGSVNIVDELFAELVQGGLPFSRRQPVLLACPVGEQSARYAALLTRMGHPDVRSLAGGIIAWRDAGAPLVRD
- a CDS encoding SagB/ThcOx family dehydrogenase, with translation MEDLREDRPVDLVAALARARSSERPGADTPAGTAVRTWPGPPLPIPEAGPADLDLRTLLLLSLAASDDSGRLRPASSAGALHPVDAELVVGAGCSLPPGRYGYDPLRHRVHPIGRPADGTPPGVTAELSVTARRTVSHYGHRAWPLLLLDTGHAAAALFLAARALRVDEPATRLDGLTGNPLAAVHIPPPDGRSPTRRAGGTRVPEAAGGPPTPAELLARRSTAPPLPGAPSDDALRAVLSVAVRAGGSELRWCAAVGPPRPGLVELTPEGTALRRYAAGEARPALAAWAAGQAWVADAGAVLLAHGCPGDADAAHIRLAHLRAGFAVHLAHVTARRHGLAARPVGSWQQADLGAALGAAPDRDWVVHALALGTCHADEENTT